One Papaver somniferum cultivar HN1 chromosome 10, ASM357369v1, whole genome shotgun sequence genomic window carries:
- the LOC113315034 gene encoding cytochrome P450 704B1-like has translation METVNQLSTFFSPSNHNEYKIEISIFLISIVLAYVFMHRWNQRNVKGPKSWPIIGVLIELLMNFNRMHDWATDYFVESKTFKVPLPFISVTFIADPANVEHVLKTNFNNYPRGEAFQANMEELLGDGIFNSDGEIWRQHRKTTGLEFASKNLRNFGTIVFKDYALILSDILHQASIHNKEIDIQDLFLRMTLDSTCKVGFGAEIGSLANDLPSRFAKAFDQATSTVSSRFENPLWKLQRFLNVGGEALFVQSIQVIDEFTYSLIHKRKAELQGAKSPDNNGNKEKHDMLSRFIELSEIPGSNLTDKILRDAVINFLLAGRDSTASTLSWFIYMIMMNPNVAEKIYMELIAFEENQAKEMIAYDPRDPKCFTEKLTQFASLLNYDSLGKLPYLHATITETLRLYPAVPQNSKGVLEDDNLPDGTKVRAGGVVNYVPYAMGRMVYNWGPDAIVFNPDRWFNKEGSFESASPFKFTAFNAGPRTCLGKDSSYLQMKITLAILCRFFDFHLIPNHPVKYKMTIALSMERGLKLSTTTKKS, from the exons ATGGAAACAGTAAATCAACTTTCAACATTCTTCTCACCATCAAATCATAATGAATACAAAATCGAGATCAGTATTTTCCTGATTAGTATCGTGTTAGCCTATGTCTTCATGCACAGATGGAATCAAAGGAATGTAAAAGGCCCAAAATCATGGCCAATCATTGGTGTACTTATAGAACTTCTTATGAACTTCAACAGAATGCATGATTGGGCAACTGATTACTTTGTTGAATCAAAAACCTTCAAGGTTCCACTGCCATTTATAAGTGTAACTTTCATTGCAGACCCAGCAAATGTTGAACATGTTCTTAAAACCAACTTCAACAACTACCCAAGGGGTGAAGCTTTTCAGGCAAACATGGAAGAGTTGCTTGGAGATGGAATTTTTAATTCAGATGGAGAAATTTGGAGGCAACACAGAAAGACTACTGGTTTAGAGTTTGCATCTAAAAACTTGAGAAACTTTGGCACTATTGTTTTCAAAGATTATGCATTGATTCTCTCTGATATTTTACACCAAGCATCAATCCATAACAAAGAAATCGATATACAG GATCTGTTTTTGAGGATGACTCTGGATTCTACGTGTAAAGTTGGGTTTGGGGCGGAAATTGGAAGTTTGGCTAACGATTTACCTAGTCGTTTCGCTAAAGCTTTTGATCAAGCAACTAGTACTGTTTCGTCTAGATTCGAGAACCCTTTATGGAAATTACAGAGATTTTTAAATGTTGGGGGTGAAGCATTATTTGTTCAAAGTATCCAAGTCATTGATGAATTTACATACAGTTTGATTCATAAAAGAAAAGCAGAATTACAAGGAGCTAAATCACCTGATAATAATGGTAACAAGGAAAAGCATGATATGCTGTCAAGATTCATTGAGTTAAGTGAGATTCCTGGAAGTAACTTAACAGACAAAATCCTTAGAGATGCCGTTATAAACTTTCTTTTAGCAGGACGTGACTCAACAGCGTCAACATTATCCTGGTTTATATATATGATCATGATGAATCCTAATGTAGCCGAGAAGATCTACATGGAACTTATAGCCTTTGAAGAAAATCAGGCCAAGGAAATGATTGCGTATGATCCTAGAGACCCAAAATGTTTTACTGAGAAATTAACACAATTTGCAAGTCTATTGAATTATGATTCACTTGGAAAGTTGCCTTACTTGCATGCAACAATCACTGAGACACTACGGTTGTACCCTGCCGTCCCCCAG AACTCGAAAGGAGTATTGGAAGACGACAATTTACCCGATGGAACAAAAGTGAGAGCAGGTGGAGTGGTGAATTATGTTCCATACGCCATGGGGAGAATGGTGTACAACTGGGGACCTGATGCAATTGTATTCAACCCTGATAGATGGTTCAACAAAGAAGGGTCATTTGAAAGTGCATCTCCATTCAAATTCACGGCATTCAAT GCTGGACCAAGAACATGCCTAGGGAAGGACTCGTCATATCTACAGATGAAAATAACACTTGCTATCTTGTGTAGATTCTTCGATTTTCATTTGATTCCAAACCATCCTGTTAAGTACAAAATGACAATAGCTCTAAGCATGGAGCGCGGGTTGAAGCTTAGTACAACTACCAAGAAATCTTGA